The bacterium sequence ACCGTTAGAAAAGCGCGGATTTTCATTCCTCCACATCCTCCGACTCATCGGGCCGGCGCGCTTTCGAGCAGCCGGGACAGAGGCCGCTCAGGTTCAGATCCACCCCCTCCACCACGTACCGACCGGGCAGGGCGGGGCGGGGGACGGGGACGGTTTCGAGGCAGGTGGTGATGCCGCAAGCGTCGCAGGTGAAGTGGGCGTGGGCGTGGTCCGAGGCGCCGAAGCGCGTCGCCGTCCCCGTGGTTATCCGTTGCAGAAGTCCGGCCCCGGCGAGGTCGTTAAGCACACGGTACAGGGTGACGCTGTCGAGCCTGGGCTCCAGCCGCTCCTCTATCTCCGCGT is a genomic window containing:
- a CDS encoding transcriptional repressor gives rise to the protein METEIARLLLKKKGLRCTDPRVRTLDVILAGDRPLSHAEIEERLEPRLDSVTLYRVLNDLAGAGLLQRITTGTATRFGASDHAHAHFTCDACGITTCLETVPVPRPALPGRYVVEGVDLNLSGLCPGCSKARRPDESEDVEE